TGAAAAAGTTTTGTATACTCCATTACTGGAGTCAGAACCTCTTTAAAGCCATAAGCTTCAAATACCTCCCTTATTCTTTCAAATACCCATCTCCTCTTTATCATCTCCTCTGGGAGAAAATCCCTTGTTCCCTTAACTCTCTCGATCATCTTTTATCCCACTCCTCTATCCTTCCCTCGAATAAAAAAATTTCGACGAATTTCCTTATGAAAGGGTCGAACATACTTTCATACTTCTATTGAAGGTAATCTGATATGTCAATCTGACAATTCTCAAAGCTTTTATACCCTAATGTCCAAATGTAAATGGTGATTCTTATGGGCAAGCTTGATTGGATTAAGGAGGAGCTTGAGGAACTTAAAAAGAAGGGCCTCTATGTGACAATTAGAGTTTTACAAAGTGCCCAGGGTCCTTGGGTGATTGTAAACGGTAAGAGAGTTCTTAACATGTGTTCAAACAACTATCTTGGCTTAGCTGCACATCCAAAGATAAAAGAAGCTGCCATTAGAGCGATTCTTGACTATGGTGTTGGTGCTGGAGCAGTTAGAACCATAGCCGGAACAATGGATCTTCATGTCGAACTTGAGGAGAAACTTGCAAAGTTCAAGAAGAGAGAAGCTGCGATACTCTTCCAGAGCGGTTACAATGCAAACTTGGGTGCAATAAGCGCTTTGCTGAGGAAGGGAGAAGATGGTGTATTCCTAAGTGAGGAACTTAATCATGCAAGTATTATAGATGGAATGAGGCTTAGTGGTGCTCCAAAGGTCATTTACAAGCACATAGACATGGATGATCTCAAGAAGAAGCTTGAGGAGAACAAGGACAAGAAGAAGAAAATTATCGTCACCGATGGAGTCTTCTCAATGGACGGTGACCTAGCTCCACTCCCAGAGATAGTTGAGCTTGCTGAGCAATATGATGCGATAGTTTACGTTGATGATGCCCACGGAGAAGGAGTCTTGGGAAGCCATGGAAGGGGAATAGTTGATCACTTCAACCTTCACGACAAAGTTGACTTCGAGATGGGAACCCTCAGCAAGGCGTTTGGAGTCATAGGTGGTTACGTTGCTGGTCCAGAGGAAGCTATAGAGTACCTTAAGCAGAGGGCTAGACCATTCCTGTTCTCAAGCGCAATGAATCCACCAGACGTTGCTGCGGCAATAGCTGCGGTCGAGATACTCCAGAAGAGCGATGAGTTAGTTAAGAAGCTTTGGGACAACACTCACTTCCTCCAGAAAGGACTCCGCGACTTGGGTTATGACCTAGGAAACACCAAGCATCCGATAACACCTGTAATGCTTTACGACGAAAAGCTAGCCCAGGAATTCTCAAGACGCTTGTTTGAGGAGTATAACATCTTTGCTCAGGCAATAGTCTATCCAACTGTTCCACTTGGAACCGCAAGGATAAGGCTTGAGCCCTCAGCAGCCCACACTAAGGAAGATCTTAAGCTCGTCATAGATGCCTTTGAGGACTTAGGAAAGAAGACTGGATTCTTGAAGTGAGGTTTTTGTCGTTCTTTTCTTCTGTTCTTCTGGCCCGTGTACAAACGGCCATGACCCGAGACTTACCAGTTGTATTACCATGCAACTCCTTTACTCAGGCTTCTTTTGGACTGTTCTAAGTGAAAAACCCATGTTAGAATGAATTTATACTTAAAAAAGAAAGAATTTTACTAATAATAAATGGAAAAAGTTATAAGGGAAGATTGCACAGTAGATATTGCAGACAACTTTATGGAGGTAACTCTATGCGGTGGAAACCAATGTTTGCAGTCCTGTTGGGACTACTGATGGTTGGGGTGACTGCAGGAAGTGCAACGGCAACATCACTTTCCGCCCAAAAACCCTCACTCAGTTCATGAAGGATTTCCAGGCCAAGCCCCTTGTTTACACACCAACCCTTAAAAATGATTATAGTCTACCAAACCCATGAGGTGAGATCATGAAGCGTTGGGCGCTGATACTACCACTCCTTTACTTTTTCCTCCTTTTCTTAATGGCGTTTGTTTTTAATTTCCCAAGGGAAGCTACTAGACAATGGATGTGGATTCAAGTTGGGGGGATAGTCTTTATGGCAACATTAGGGTTATACTTTGATGGGTATGTTCTTCTGAGGGAAGTAATAGGAATTGGAACCTTTCTAATCCTGTGGCTAGGCCTATTTGTAGTGGATATTCAAAAAGAGTACTTCACCCTGTTGGGCCTTATCATAGAGCTGTTTTTGGTTTTATTCTGGAGGAAATGAAATAAAAAAGACCAGAGCTGTGGGGCTTGTTTTTCCCTCTGTGGGGGCTTATATTTACCATAACACTTCAAAATCCCTATTTCAGGTGCATATTTCTCGGGAACTCAATATACCAGGTTAACACGAGCAACAGAACGTGCTACTATCGGTGATTAGAGTAGAAAACAGCTAGATAATAAAGATCAAGGAGATTTCTTACAACGACTATCTCGTCTACACAGGAAAAGCACTCGAGATGGCCCAGTCGCTGGTTGAAGAGAAGACCAGCATTCTAGCTGAATAGTAGAGCCGAACCGTGAGGTTGGTCACGTTGTAGGTTATGAGAGTTGCTCCAGCTGGAAGCGATGAAAAATCTCCCAAATGTTTATAATATACTAAGGAGCTGAAAGGATAAATTTAGAACTTTACCCACTCCACTTTATAGTATACAACATCATTGTCCTCATCGACGATTGCCATTATCATGTTCTTTCTAACCCCATGTGCTACCCTGACCCTTGCCGTTATATCATTCGGCCTCAACTTTTCGCTCTCTCTAAGAACCCATATCAGCCAATCAGAATGCTCTGCTCCTTTCCTATAAACCCTAAAGTGGGAACCAAACTTTAAGGCGGACTTAACTATGTATCCCCTATCCCTGAGATCCTTGTAAACGATGTACTTTATGTCAAAATCCTCATCCTTTTTCCTTCCAATGTTTACGATGTCTTCAAAGGATAGCTCTCTATTCCCGTCAAGAACTTGAATCCATCCTCTCTCAGTTAAGTAGGCGGCCTCTATGAGAGAGAGAAACAGTTTATTCCCCTTCAGCTCTCCATATCCCCTATTGTTATAGAGCTGGTTTATTGCCTTCTCTCTGGTACTGTAAACTCTGTCTCCACTAAGGTAAAATTCTATGACCTTTTTCATACAATGTTCACCTTTTCCCAGTCTTCTGGAGTCAGAACCATGTAAAATGCGTCCTCTCCGTCGGAATAGTAGCTGTATATCCTTTTAACTATCTTAAATCCGAGCTTTTTGTAGAGATTTATTGCAATCTTGTTGCTGACTCTCACCTCAAGTCCAATCCATCTTGCTCCCTTTTTAAATAATTTCTCTATCACGGCAATCATGAGGGCCTTCCCTATTCCGTTTCCTCGATAGTCTGGATCAACTGCAATGCTCATTATGTGACCTTCCATGTCGGGTCTTAGGTATCCCATCACGTATCCTATGACCTTTCCGTTATATTCCGCAACGAGAAATGTATCGGGATTGGCCTCCAGAAATGTTAAAAACAATCCCCGAGGATATTTCTCTTTAAAGGACAACTGTTCTATTCTCATTATATAGGCTATGTCAAACAACTTCGCTGGCCTAATTGTTACCAAAGATATCGGGATCTTCTTTGGGGGATTTTCCTCCATTGCAAAGTCTTCCATGTTTGGAAATATTGCAATTCGGTCTTTTAAACTCATTGCAAAGGATTTTTATATCGGGAGGTTAAAAAATTAGGAGATGATGAATCTGGAGCCACCTGACATGATGATGAGCTGTCCGCGGAGCTGAGATCATGCTCAAAGAGAAGCTTTGTAAGGAGTTCATTGAGGAAATTGAGAGGCTCGAGAGGTCAATAATTGAGCTTGAGGATCAGATTATAGAACTCAAAGCTCAACTTAGGATGAAAAATGAGGAGATAATAAACCTTGCAACTGAAAATGCTAACCTTAAGTATAAGCTGGAAAAGCTTGAGAAAAGGTACAACCAACTGATAGAGTTCTTAAAAAGGATGAAGATACCCTTTGTGATTATCGATGAAGAAAATTTCGAGGATGACAAAGAAAACATTTAATTATTCTCTACTCGGTTGAGGTTTAGGGATGGAAAGATGGAATTCATAATGAAAACTAGGATGTTCGAAGAAGAAGGATGGGTCAGAAAGAAGTGCAAAGTTTGCGGTAAACCCTTCTGGACTCTAGATCCTGACAGAGAGACATGTGGCGATCCTCCATGTGATGAATATCAATTCATCGGCAAGCCAGGAATTCCAAAGAAGTACACACTTGATGAGATGAGAGAGAAGTTCCTGAAGTTCTTTGAGAAGCATGAGATCTATCCTCATGGAAGGGTTAAGAGATATCCAGTCCTTCCGAGGTGGAGAGACGATGTATTGTTGGTTGGAGCAAGCATAATGGACTTTCAGCCATGGGTGATAAGCGGTGAAGCCGACCCCCCAGCTAACCCTCTGGTAATTTCCCAACCCTCGATTCGCTTTACTGACATAGACAACGTTGGAATAACAGGGAGACACTTCACGATATTTGAGATGATGGCACACCATGCGTTCAACTACCCAGGAAAGCCAATTTACTGGATGGATGAGACGGTTGAACTTGCATTTGAATTCTTCACGAAGGAACTTAAGATGAAGCCGGAGGACATAACGTTCAAGGAGAATCCGTGGGCCGGCGGTGGTAACGCGGGACCGGCCTTTGAGGTTCTCTATAGGGGCCTTGAGGTTGCAACCTTGGTGTTCATG
The window above is part of the Pyrococcus sp. NA2 genome. Proteins encoded here:
- a CDS encoding glycine C-acetyltransferase, whose amino-acid sequence is MGKLDWIKEELEELKKKGLYVTIRVLQSAQGPWVIVNGKRVLNMCSNNYLGLAAHPKIKEAAIRAILDYGVGAGAVRTIAGTMDLHVELEEKLAKFKKREAAILFQSGYNANLGAISALLRKGEDGVFLSEELNHASIIDGMRLSGAPKVIYKHIDMDDLKKKLEENKDKKKKIIVTDGVFSMDGDLAPLPEIVELAEQYDAIVYVDDAHGEGVLGSHGRGIVDHFNLHDKVDFEMGTLSKAFGVIGGYVAGPEEAIEYLKQRARPFLFSSAMNPPDVAAAIAAVEILQKSDELVKKLWDNTHFLQKGLRDLGYDLGNTKHPITPVMLYDEKLAQEFSRRLFEEYNIFAQAIVYPTVPLGTARIRLEPSAAHTKEDLKLVIDAFEDLGKKTGFLK
- the endA gene encoding tRNA-intron lyase — protein: MKKVIEFYLSGDRVYSTREKAINQLYNNRGYGELKGNKLFLSLIEAAYLTERGWIQVLDGNRELSFEDIVNIGRKKDEDFDIKYIVYKDLRDRGYIVKSALKFGSHFRVYRKGAEHSDWLIWVLRESEKLRPNDITARVRVAHGVRKNMIMAIVDEDNDVVYYKVEWVKF
- the rimI gene encoding ribosomal protein S18-alanine N-acetyltransferase; translated protein: MEDFAMEENPPKKIPISLVTIRPAKLFDIAYIMRIEQLSFKEKYPRGLFLTFLEANPDTFLVAEYNGKVIGYVMGYLRPDMEGHIMSIAVDPDYRGNGIGKALMIAVIEKLFKKGARWIGLEVRVSNKIAINLYKKLGFKIVKRIYSYYSDGEDAFYMVLTPEDWEKVNIV